One Pseudodesulfovibrio senegalensis DNA segment encodes these proteins:
- the arfB gene encoding alternative ribosome rescue aminoacyl-tRNA hydrolase ArfB, with amino-acid sequence MSEMIQINERVSIPKKELRFSFSRSPGPGGQHVNTTATRVTVFFDVEKTRSLTELQKMVVKGKLRRRMDKKGVLRISVHDFRSQNRNRQLAVDRFVEIMREALQKVSKRKPTIPTKGSLYRDKRVKKRRSQVKRMRRKPSMDD; translated from the coding sequence ATGAGCGAAATGATTCAGATAAATGAACGGGTGTCCATCCCCAAAAAAGAACTCAGGTTCTCCTTCAGCCGCTCTCCGGGGCCGGGGGGACAGCATGTGAATACCACGGCCACGCGGGTGACGGTTTTTTTTGACGTGGAAAAAACGCGCAGCCTGACCGAATTGCAGAAAATGGTCGTGAAAGGCAAGTTGCGTCGTCGCATGGACAAAAAAGGCGTATTGCGTATCAGCGTGCATGATTTCCGGTCGCAGAACCGCAACCGTCAACTGGCCGTGGACCGGTTTGTGGAGATCATGCGCGAGGCCCTGCAAAAGGTCTCCAAGCGCAAACCCACCATTCCCACCAAGGGATCCCTGTATCGCGACAAGCGCGTAAAAAAGCGCCGGAGCCAGGTGAAGCGCATGCGACGCAAGCCGTCCATGGATGATTAG